The DNA sequence ATTCAGAGTATACTTTTTTGATAGGTTGCTCTATAATAAAATAAAATGAATGATCATTCATTCGAAAGAGGGGGAAGTACTGTGTCAATATCCGAAACGCTGGAAAAATTCACTGAGAGAATGGAAGAGAATCCGGAGCATATAAAAGATTTAACCTACACGTATGAATTTCATATCACAGATGAAAAAGAAGGTATCTATCAGCTTCATATTCAGGAGGGAAAGGCGGAATATTACACGGCTAAGGTAAAAGAGCCAAGGCTCGTGCTTGAGATGGACAGCGAACATTTTCTTAAGCTGGCAGACAACAATTTAAATGCCGCGATGGCTTATATGAGCGGCCGCTTAAAAATAAACGGAGAAGTTTCCCACGCGCTGAAGTTTCAGTCTCTACTAAAAAAGTACCAGTAATAATCGAAGAAACTGCATAAAACGGATGCTGTGTTCAACGGCAAAGCGGCATGACAACTTTGTCATGCCGCTTTGCTAAAGAGCGAATAGTGAGAGATGTTGTCCTAAAAAACTTTATCAAAATCACTAATCGTTAATAAGCTCCTTTTCGGTTGTGATGATTCTGCTGCTCATGTTTTTCATCAAGTCTCACCTCAATTGAAGTGATTGCTTCTTTATCCTGCATTATTTCCTGTTTATTCTGCTGCACCAGGTCAGCGAATGACGTTCGCATTGTTTTTCGCATCGTATCCTCCATTCTTTATTAGTAATTCCCTTTTTAAATTATACATGAAATCAGAATATTTTAATAACTGAATTGTTACAATATTTTGAACAGTGAACACAATTCAATTGCTGCTTTCGTGTCTGCTGTTGTTATTACGGAAAAATTCGAAGCCCGTCTTGCATGGAGGAGAGCTCCGGGTGGTACGAAGAATCCTCAGTAATACAAATCTTTCTTCATATTTTGAAAATGAATTAAAAAATTACTAATGAAATTGATTTGAGGAGGGAAATAATTGCATAATAAAACAGAAACGATGACCGTTCATAAAATTCCACTGCCTACTCCTTTTTTAGTAGGCGATATCAACGTATATGTGATCAAAGGTGACCAGGTCGTCCTCGTTGATACAGGACCTGATACGAAAGAAGCCGAAACAGCGCTGATAAACGGCCTTAATAATCTGTCTCTTAAAGTGGAAGATGTGGATGTCCTGTTATTAACTCATCATCATCCTGATCATATAGGTCTTGCTTATTTATTTGCTGAAACAGCTCTTACGGCAGGACATGCAAAGCTGAAGCCATGGCTTGAGAAAGACGAAGCACATT is a window from the Alkalicoccus halolimnae genome containing:
- a CDS encoding SCP2 sterol-binding domain-containing protein is translated as MSISETLEKFTERMEENPEHIKDLTYTYEFHITDEKEGIYQLHIQEGKAEYYTAKVKEPRLVLEMDSEHFLKLADNNLNAAMAYMSGRLKINGEVSHALKFQSLLKKYQ
- a CDS encoding FbpB family small basic protein, coding for MRKTMRTSFADLVQQNKQEIMQDKEAITSIEVRLDEKHEQQNHHNRKGAY